In a single window of the Ignavibacteriales bacterium genome:
- a CDS encoding outer membrane beta-barrel protein — protein MTRLVLALISMSSLCFGQTDSAKTTSPEQVASEPFAWGDFTWLNGNDRRHTQLLDSKYFTGRFLLDVNYTASNQHPIDQTVVGSTALARDNTFQISVAAIGGDFHYDNVRASVLLQLGTRATVVPRNDFSVLHGQFDLANAYRYLSESNAGYHFDVWHGINVDAGLFMSYVGLFSYYNAENWAYQPSFTSDNTPWFFNGIRVQAFPTDRLKLEFWLVNGWQSYAKFNSGPGAGCQILWRPAEALSVLSNNYYGTDTQDHPDRVRFHTDNSLEIRYVNNPGAGINRAAFSFTQDAGFENGGGVSGFSGNDGPRQYFLSGMIYNRIWFANDHMGWTIGGGYINNPGRYLVLYPTGDANPIPAINSGLTGTHPFTANPGDQFHGWDCSTTLDWMPNDFLTFRIELVHREADVPYFAGPGGVTSPDGYSNTSLPANWAPDLVRSETRFIGALLVRF, from the coding sequence ATGACAAGGTTAGTTCTTGCTTTGATCTCAATGTCGTCGCTTTGTTTCGGCCAAACCGATTCTGCAAAGACAACTTCTCCAGAACAGGTTGCCAGCGAACCGTTCGCCTGGGGAGACTTTACATGGCTCAACGGGAACGACCGCCGGCACACCCAACTGCTTGATTCCAAGTACTTCACCGGAAGGTTTCTTCTTGATGTGAACTATACGGCCTCCAATCAACACCCGATCGATCAGACTGTGGTCGGTTCGACGGCTCTTGCACGCGATAACACGTTTCAGATTTCAGTTGCCGCAATCGGAGGTGATTTCCATTATGACAACGTGCGCGCTTCTGTCCTGCTTCAGTTAGGAACTCGGGCGACAGTCGTTCCCCGAAACGATTTCAGTGTCCTTCATGGGCAGTTCGATCTCGCAAACGCATATCGCTATTTGAGCGAGTCGAACGCGGGCTATCATTTCGATGTTTGGCATGGCATTAATGTCGACGCCGGTCTTTTCATGTCATATGTCGGCCTGTTCTCATACTACAATGCAGAGAACTGGGCGTATCAGCCATCGTTCACCTCCGACAACACGCCCTGGTTTTTCAATGGCATTCGGGTCCAGGCGTTTCCGACGGATCGATTGAAGCTCGAATTCTGGCTTGTGAACGGCTGGCAATCATACGCGAAGTTCAACAGCGGTCCTGGAGCAGGGTGTCAGATTCTGTGGAGGCCCGCCGAGGCCCTGTCGGTTCTCTCGAACAACTACTATGGCACAGATACCCAGGATCATCCCGATCGCGTCCGATTTCATACCGATAACAGCCTGGAGATTCGCTACGTGAACAACCCGGGAGCGGGCATCAACCGCGCTGCTTTCTCTTTCACGCAAGATGCAGGATTCGAAAATGGGGGAGGCGTGAGTGGGTTCAGCGGAAACGATGGACCAAGGCAGTATTTTCTGAGCGGGATGATCTATAATCGTATCTGGTTTGCGAACGACCACATGGGCTGGACGATCGGAGGAGGGTACATCAACAACCCGGGACGCTATCTTGTGCTCTACCCGACCGGGGACGCAAATCCGATACCGGCCATCAATTCAGGACTGACCGGAACGCATCCATTCACAGCCAATCCAGGCGATCAATTCCATGGATGGGACTGCTCGACCACGCTCGATTGGATGCCAAATGACTTCTTGACCTTCCGCATCGAGCTCGTCCACCGGGAAGCAGACGTACCGTACTTTGCCGGACCTGGGGGTGTGACTTCGCCAGACGGTTACTCCAATACTTCTTTGCCGGCGAACTGGGCGCCCGATCTCGTCAGATCGGAAACCCGTTTCATTGGGGCACTCCTTGTTCGGTTCTAG